A region of the Thermogladius calderae 1633 genome:
TAGTGGAGCGCCATTGCTACTCGTGACATTCAGTACTGTGATGTTACTTCCCGGCAACAAGCCTATAGTAAAGTTCACAGGTGTGGCTACTACACTACTGAAGACTATATTGTAGGTTACGACCCCTGCACCCGCGATAGGGTCGTACACTATTCGAATGCCTATGCTAGAGACCTGCTGTGATAAGGACATTCCCGGCAACAGTATAATTATTGTTAAAAAACTCAAGGCAAGTAACGACGAACTTTTCACCTTTAGTCACCTTGTTATAAGAAGGGGGATTAGGGTAAAAAGATTTAAAAAATAGTATGTGTCAATCCGCACTTAGTCCTCGTTTTCCAGTTCGTGTTCTACCTCAACGTGGACTTCGTGTATTTGGTTTTTGATCTCCATTTTTAGGTTGAACTTGCCATTGGTCAGGTTGCTAAGGTAGTTGGATATCTCGTCAATTATCTGCCCTAGTGTCTTGTTCTGGCTTAGCCCGCTCTGTATGATCTGGGCTATGGCGTTCCTGAACTCGTCCTCTCCTCCCTTAAACTTGATCTTTATCTCCTTCAACATGCTGCTCTGGTTAGTCGCGTTCATTACCATGTTTTGTACGAGGTTCTTAATGTACTCCTCGACCTCGCCCTTCACCTTGAGCTTCCACTGTAGCGCTATTTCTCTGACCACCTTAACTACCTGCTCTGTCTCGTTGGCCTCGCCAATTTCGATCTTGGTTATCACGACCTCCTTAAGGCCCTCTGGCAACTTCTCGAACACTTTTACCAGCGTCTCCCTGCCGAACTTCTCTTTGAGGAGTAGCTCGTCTATGTGGTGAACTGTGGGTAGCTTTAGGTCCTGGGCGAAGACGCTGGTCACGAGCAGGCCGTAGGCCTTGACGTAGGTGTGGTAGGCCTTAATAGCCAGCCTGAAGGCCAGCGAGATGTTACCCGCTGACAGGTTGGACTGAGCGTACGACAACAGTTTGTCGCCGAGCTCCGTCAGGTTGTTGAGCCCGGCGGGGACCGTCAGGTTCCTAGACTGGGCTGTCGAGACTGCCTGCGTGAGTATCGACTTCAGGTCTGAGGCCAGGTTTATGACGGCAGTGGTCATTTGCTCGCTAGTAGCGTTCTGGTTAAAGAGGGCGTCGAGCGTCTTACCCAGTACTGGGTAGGCCAGCGGAACAGCGTGACCGTAGTGGATCGCGGCAACGATCGCCATCACAGCTGCCCTCTTGGTTAGGTTCTCGCTACTGAGGTTGAGGGTCCTCTCCAGGAACCTGTCACCGAGGTTGAGGGTCACGTTTGCAGCTGTCACGTTGTGTGATATCTCCCACTCGAACAGCGGGTAAGTCACGTTCCTTACGTCGTAGGCTAGCTTCAGGGCCTGCTCAAACGTTATGTTGAACGCCGGTCTCACGGCGATTGTCCCGTTAGCGATCTCGACCTCAACCTCTTCCTCGTGGTTGTCGGGGGCTCTGTACTGGTCCTGTATTTGCGCGCTCGCGAACGGGATTGCCACTAGCCCTAGCAATATGCCTGCTAGTATTAGGAGACCGCCTAGGCTTACCAACCAGGCTTTCACACCTACCACCTGGGCTCCACTTAGGGGGACCGTTTTAAATAACCCCTCCGCCCAAAATCTAATTGGAACCGTTCCACACTCAGCTGGAACGGTTGATCACTTTGACCTGGAAGTACGACGAACTCTATAGTTGCCCTCTGACCCTCCTACTGGACGAGTTCCCTGTAGGCCGGAGCAGAGCATACGTGGTGGTCCAGTCCTTGAACTACAGGGTCAACATCCTTAGGAGAGGCGGCTCTTACAGGGAGGTCTCCAACGTCCCCAAACTATTCGACGCGGAGCTTGTCCTCGAGGCTTGTAGGGCCGTCTCAAGAGGGATCGACCCCAAGTCGATAAGCGACCCGCTCGTGAGGGTCGTCGCGACCTCCTTCTTCTACGGCGGGTTCGGCGTGTTCGTTGACACTGCCGAGGGGGAGACTATCCCGCTACAGCTCGAGATGGTGTCTCCGCACTTCTACCTGTACTACGAGAGGTCGAGAGGCGATAGCTTGGACCTAGACACCTGGGTCAGAGTCGGAGCTCACCTAAGATCCGGCTTTGACAGCATCGTGTACGACCTCTGCGGTAGGAAGATGGAGTGCCGAGGGGGTACATACCTGGTCTGCGGCTCGCGTGGGTGTCTTGTTGTATCCCGGCAAGAGTTTCCAGGGGAAGACCGCCCGAGGATCTTCGTTGACAACGCCCCCATGCGTCACGTAGTTAAAATCTAGGTTAATAATGTAGATCTCTCGTGAGAGTGGCCTGTTTGAGGTCCTTTAAAGTCGTAAGCTCGAGGGAAGCGAGGGAGATCGACGAAAAGGCCAGTAACGAGTACGGCCTCGACAGCGAGTTGCTGATGGAGGACGCGGGTTCTGCCGTGTACGAGGTTGCTAGAAGGGAGTTCGGCTTGAATAACAGGTTCCTAGTTGTAGCGGGGACGGGGAACAACGGCGGGGACGCGCTGGTGGCTGCCCGGAGGTTGTACTCAGCCGGGGCCGAGGTGCGCGTACTGGTCGTTGGAGACCTAGCCAGGGCTGCAACGCTTACGTTAAAGAATCTGGAACGTGTGCGGAAGATGGGTGTTAAAGTCACGGTTGTGTCTAGTGAGAGAGACCTCGAGGTGGTGAGAGGCGAAATAGAGTGGTCAACTGTATTGATCGTCGGGATTTTCGGTCTGGGGTTGAGAGGTGAGGTCAGGGACTACAGGCGGAGCGTGATCGAGGCGGTTAACAGCTCCGGTAAGCAAGTTGTAAGCGTTGACATACCCTCGGGGGTTAACCCTGACAACGGGAGGGTGGAGGGAGTTGCCGTGAAGAGCACTGTGACAGTGACGTTCGGGCTCCCCAAGTTCGGGAACGTCCTTCACCCTGGGGCCTACTACTCGGGGAAGCTCTACGTCTCGGCCCTCTCTTACCCTCCAGCCCTTCTCAACTCACCTGATATCAAGGTAGAACTGAACTACCCGGTGAAAATTCCTGAGAGGCCTAGGTGGGGTCACAAAGGCACTTTCGGCAAGTATCTCCTTGTAGCAGGGTCGAAGTACTACTATGGAGCACCTTACTACGCCTCCGTGTCCTTCTACCAAACTGGAGGCGGTTACGCTAGGCTGGTGGCCCCGAAGTCTGTTGTTCCTGTACTGGCAGCGAAGGCTAGCGGTGTGGTGTACATACCTGGAGAGGAGACAGAAGAGGGGTCCCTATCGTTGTCGAACCTCGAAAAAGTATTGACGATAGTTGACGAGGCAGGGGTAGACGTAGTAGCAGTAGGTCCAGGTCTATCAACCAATAAGGAGACGATGGAGCTTGTCGCGAGGGTTGTCAGCGAGGTAAAGGTACCAGTTATAGTGGACGGAGACGGACTCACAGCACTGTCCGGTAGGCTGGATCTGCTCAAGTCTAGGACGAAGCCGTCGGTTCTAACCCCTCACCCCGGGGAGTTCTCGAGATTGACAGGTCTCTCTATTAAGGAGATAGAAGGCGACCCCGTGGGTCACGTAAGCAGGTTTGCAAGCGAGTACAATGTGTACGTCGTGTTGAAGACCGCCAGGAGTGTGATAGGCCTCCCCGACGGCAAGGTCTACATAAACTTGACGGGGAACCCAGGTATGGCCAAAGCCGGCATGGGTGACGTCCTCGTCGGGGTGATCGCTGGCATTTTCGGTCTCGGGCTTAGAGACGTCGGGCAGGCTCTGAGAGCAGGTGTACTAGTGCATGGGTTAGCCGGGGATATCGCTGCCGGCGAGGTGGGCGAGGACGGCGTCACACCCGACCTAGTCTTACAGACCCTCCCCCGGGCGGTCAAATTACTCAGAGAGAACCCTGAGGCGGTCGTTGACCGCTACTTCCCCATACAACTATAATCTGTTGTAACGAATTAGCTTACTTGAAGGCGAGAAGGGTTGCCGGGTGAGGGCAAGAAAGAAAGAAGGGCGCTCAAGGGCCTGATCGTCGACGAGGACGTCATCATACAGTACAGCCTGGGATCTCTTAGCGAGTCTTCATGCTCCTCCTGCCCTCTCAGGGGGTTCTGCCCTGTTAGGAAGTTTAAGAGAGGTTAGGATAGTTGTCCGACAGGCTTCTCAGGCCCGGAGACAAGATCCGGTTCAAGTGCGGGAGGAGCGGTGTCTGCTGCTCTAGCGGGCCCAACGTCTCTCTCACAGTGTACGACATTTGTCGCATATCCAAGTACCTGGGCGTCGATTGGAGAGAGCTAGCGGGTAAGCTGGTCTATGTGGTGGTAGCCGACTACGTGCCTATACCTGTCCTAAGGGGCTTGAACAACAAGTGCGTTTTCCTGGACTACAAGAACGGCGCTCCCACGTGCACCATTTACCCGGCTAGGCCTATGAGGTGCAGACTCTTCCCGTTCATCCCGGTATCCCCCGGGAATAAAAGTGTCGTAAGAGTCTCGAGTATATGCCCGAGCGTTGGGAAGGGTCCCCTAATAGAGCCGCCGTGGAGGTTATTGGAGCTCTACTACCAGGAGGTCAAGGCCCACTACAGTAAGG
Encoded here:
- a CDS encoding NAD(P)H-hydrate dehydratase; translation: MACLRSFKVVSSREAREIDEKASNEYGLDSELLMEDAGSAVYEVARREFGLNNRFLVVAGTGNNGGDALVAARRLYSAGAEVRVLVVGDLARAATLTLKNLERVRKMGVKVTVVSSERDLEVVRGEIEWSTVLIVGIFGLGLRGEVRDYRRSVIEAVNSSGKQVVSVDIPSGVNPDNGRVEGVAVKSTVTVTFGLPKFGNVLHPGAYYSGKLYVSALSYPPALLNSPDIKVELNYPVKIPERPRWGHKGTFGKYLLVAGSKYYYGAPYYASVSFYQTGGGYARLVAPKSVVPVLAAKASGVVYIPGEETEEGSLSLSNLEKVLTIVDEAGVDVVAVGPGLSTNKETMELVARVVSEVKVPVIVDGDGLTALSGRLDLLKSRTKPSVLTPHPGEFSRLTGLSIKEIEGDPVGHVSRFASEYNVYVVLKTARSVIGLPDGKVYINLTGNPGMAKAGMGDVLVGVIAGIFGLGLRDVGQALRAGVLVHGLAGDIAAGEVGEDGVTPDLVLQTLPRAVKLLRENPEAVVDRYFPIQL
- a CDS encoding YkgJ family cysteine cluster protein, which produces MSDRLLRPGDKIRFKCGRSGVCCSSGPNVSLTVYDICRISKYLGVDWRELAGKLVYVVVADYVPIPVLRGLNNKCVFLDYKNGAPTCTIYPARPMRCRLFPFIPVSPGNKSVVRVSSICPSVGKGPLIEPPWRLLELYYQEVKAHYSKVMELVMNGGLDPVEALEKALDEVCEKGEDWHWDLKKLEETW